From the genome of Papaver somniferum cultivar HN1 chromosome 2, ASM357369v1, whole genome shotgun sequence, one region includes:
- the LOC113348940 gene encoding fructose-bisphosphate aldolase, cytoplasmic isozyme 1: MSAFVGKYADELIKNAKYIATPGKGILAADESTGTIGKRLSSINVENIESNRQALRELLFTSPNALSYLSGVILFEETLYQKTSDGKPFVEVLQENNVIPGIKVDKGTVDISGTNGETTTQGFDSLGARCAQYYKAGARFAKWRAVLKIGPTEPSELSIQQNAQGLARYAIICQENGLVPIVEPEILTDGSHDIKKCAAVTETVLAACYKALNDHHVLLEGTLLKPNMVTPGSDSPKVTPEEIAEYTVTALRRTVPPAVPGIVFLSGGQSEEQATVNLNAMNKLDVLKPWTLSFSFGRALQSSTLKTWAGKEENVGKAQDNFLVRCKANSEATLGKYAGSDGSDLASESLYVKGYKY, translated from the exons ATGTCTGCATTTGTAGGCAAATACGCAG ATGAATTGATCAAGAATGCCAAGTACATAGCGACGCCAGGCAAAGGGATCCTCGCTGCAGATGAAAGTACCGGCACAATCGGCAAACGTCTCTCGAGCATCAATGTCGAGAACATCGAATCAAACCGTCAAGCTCTGCGTGAACTCCTCTTCACCTCCCCCAATGCCCTTTCTTACTTGTCAGGTGTTATTCTCTTTGAGGAAACTCTTTACCAGAAAACTTCAGATGGAAAGCCTTTTGTAGAAGTTCTGCAAGAGAACAATGTTATCCCAGGCATCAAAGTTGATAAGGGAACAGTTGATATTTCTGGGACAAATGGTGAAACCACAACACAGGGATTTGATTCGCTTGGAGCTCGCTGTGCGCAGTACTACAAAGCTGGTGCACGTTTCGCTAAGTGGCGTGCTGTTTTAAAAATTGGACCTACTGAGCCATCCGAGCTCTCGATACAACAAAATGCTCAGGGACTCGCTCGTTACGCCATCATTTGTCAGGAAAATGGTTTGGTTCCTATTGTAGAACCAGAGATTTTAACTGATGGCAGCCACGATATCAAGAAATGTGCTGCTGTGACTGAGACTGTATTGGCAGCTTGTTACAAGGCTTTGAATGATCATCATGTGCTTTTAGAAGgaactcttttgaaaccaaatATGGTTACTCCTGGTTCTGACAGCCCCAAG GTTACGCCCGAGGAGATTGCGGAGTACACAGTGACTGCTCTGCGCCGTACTGTACCACCAGCAGTTCCAGGGATTGTGTTTCTGTCAGGCGGACAAAGCGAGGAACAAGCAACCGTGAATTTGAACGCAATGAACAAGTTGGATGTTTTAAAGCCGTGGACACTGTCTTTCTCGTTTGGACGAGCATTGCAGTCAAGCACCCTAAAAACATGGGCGGGTAAAGAAGAGAATGTGGGCAAGGCACAAGATAATTTCTTGGTAAGGTGCAAAGCAAACTCTGAAGCAACTCTTGGTAAATATGCTGGAAGTGACGGCAGTGATTTGGCTTCAGAAAGTTTGTATGTCAAGGGTTACAAGTACTGA